The proteins below come from a single Anguilla rostrata isolate EN2019 chromosome 3, ASM1855537v3, whole genome shotgun sequence genomic window:
- the LOC135249700 gene encoding lysine-specific demethylase 6B-like: MHHPAEQFGGRGTRDSFPLDSLNRAPWAPVGGRAWAPPPRCSSSASQPLPHLPPGHMTGPNHPSKFFNNGPPVRGPDKLELSQAVGSALQREQRQPRLWEQLGHLYEQDGPKPDDPARSYPGPARPHNGYAAGPGPGGHFAPRPNQLLRFGSPHQQHGARNSAPLGEV, translated from the exons ATGCATCACCCAGCGGAGCAGTTTGGTGGGCGAGGCACACGGGACTCTTTCCCTCTGGACAGTCTGAACCGAGCACCATGGGCTCCCGTGGGCGGGCGTGCctgggcccctccccccag GTGCTCTTCCAGTGCCagtcagcccctcccccacttaCCCCCGGGTCACATGACCGGCCCGAACCATCCGAGTAAATTTTTTAATAATGG gccgccGGTTCGAGGCCCGGACAAGCTGGAGCTGTCCCAGGCCGTGGGGTCGGCGCTCCAGAGGGAGCAGCGGCAGCCCCGTCTCTGGGAGCAGCTGGGGCACCTGTACGAGCAGGACGGCCCCAAACCCGACGACCCCGCCCGCTCCTACCCGGGTCCCGCCCGGCCCCACAACGGCTACGCCGCCGGCCCTGGCCCCGGGGGCCACttcgccccccgccccaaccaGCTGCTGAGG TTTGGGAGCCCCCACCAGCAGCACGGTGCCCGGAACAGCGCCCCCCTTGGCGAGGTGTGA